The Anabaena sp. PCC 7108 region TGTTGGCATTGGCTTATTAATAATAGGGGCAGTTTTTTATCTCAGTGGTGTAACTGAATGGGTAAACCTTTCGTTACCCATCATCCTTACGGCAATATGCTTATGGTTTAAGGGAATACCAGGGTTAAAATTAGAGGGATTTCCCCTAATCCTAGTATTTTTAGCAACTCCAACAGCATTACCTTATTTGATAACTCCCTATAGTTTTCCTCTACAAAGCTTTATTGCTGGTACAGCTGCGTTTATCCTCAATCAATTTGGCATGAAAGTAGTAGTAGATGGTATAAATTTATATATAGGTGGGCGAATCGTGGAAGTAGCTCCCTATTGTGCAGGTTTGAAAATGTTATTTACCACTCTTTATGTGGGTTTAATGCTGCTTAATTGGACAGATGCTTTATCTTCACGACGGATAACTTTTGGTTTTCTATCTATTGCTGTGGTTATCAGTGTAACTGCTAATATTATTCGTAACACTTTACTGGCATTCTTTCACGGTACAGGCCAAGATGGAGCTTTTTCATGGCTACATGAAGGTTGGGGTGGCGACCTCTATTCGGGTTGTATGTTGTTATTATTAATACCTTTGCTAAATTGGATGAATAGTTACTTAGTAGAAGCACCACCAATGAAATTAGACGAGGAAGTGCAGGAAGTGTAAAGAATTTAGGCGTTGCTGAACAAGGGGATGATTGAGGCTGACGCTCTTACGCGGAGACAGGGAGACGCGGTGATTATATATTGATGCAGATTCTCAAATCATCCCGCAATTATGCAACGCCAGAATTTATAGTTGGAAATGGGAAGTCGGAATCA contains the following coding sequences:
- the crtB gene encoding cyanoexosortase B; this encodes MAIQQQLKSRNTEQLLSFSILGILLLLYSPILLHWLDGWLHKNISIEHEYFSHGIIGLPFAGYLAWTNRKQWQRLPNIINPVGIGLLIIGAVFYLSGVTEWVNLSLPIILTAICLWFKGIPGLKLEGFPLILVFLATPTALPYLITPYSFPLQSFIAGTAAFILNQFGMKVVVDGINLYIGGRIVEVAPYCAGLKMLFTTLYVGLMLLNWTDALSSRRITFGFLSIAVVISVTANIIRNTLLAFFHGTGQDGAFSWLHEGWGGDLYSGCMLLLLIPLLNWMNSYLVEAPPMKLDEEVQEV